DNA from Gemmatimonadaceae bacterium:
ACGCCCTCAGCACCTCGAACGACCCGAGATCAACCATGTCTGCTTCCGACCGTACGACTCCGATCGCGGCCTTCAACGGTACGCGTCGCGTTCCCCCACCGGTCAACGAGCCCGTGCGCGCGTACGCGCCGGGATCGGCCGAACGGGCATCGCTCAAGGCACGCCTGGCCGCCATGGCCGGCGACCGCATCGATATTCCACTGGTCATCGGCGGGCTGCCCGTCCGCACCGGCGACACCGCCCGCGTGGTCATGCCACATGACCACAAGCGCGTGCTCGGCGACTTTCACCGGGCCACGCCCGATCACGTGCGCCAGGCGATCGCCGCCGCGAGGACGGCCCACGCGGACTGGGCCAACTGGGCGTGGGAGGACCGCGCCGCGGTGTTCCTGCGGGCCGCCGAATTGCTCACCACGACCTGGCGGGACACGGCCAATGCGGCCGCGATGCTCAATCAGTCCAAGACGGCGTTCCAGGCCGAGATCGACTCGGCCTGCGAGTTGATCGACTTCTGGCGGTTCAACCCGCACTACGCGCAGGAACTGTACGACGAGCAGCCCCTGTCGAACCACACGATGTGGAACCAGCTCGACTACCGGCCGCTGGAAGGCTTCGTCTATGCCATCACGCCGTTCAACTTCTCGTCGATCGCCGGCAACCTGCCCACCGCGCCGGCGCTCATGGGCAACACGGTCGTGTGGAAGCCGGCGTCTACGGCCATGCTCTCGGCGCACTACATTCTCGAGATTCTGGAGGCGGCGGGACTGCCCCCGGGGGTGATCAATCTCGTGGCGGGCGACGCGGCGATGATCAGCGAGATCACCCTGTCCCATCCCGACCTGGCCGGCGTGCACTTCACGGGCAGCACGATGGTGTTCAACAGCATGTGGAAAACCATCGGCGCCAACATGGCGAACTTCCGCTCGTATCCGCGCATCGTGGGCGAGACCGGGGGCAAGGACTTCATCCTGGCGCACCCGTCGGCCGACCCCCAGGCGCTGGCCGTGGCGATCGCGCGCGGCGGGTTCGAATACCAGGGGCAGAAGTGCTCGGCCGCCAGCCGCGTCTACGTGCCGCGCTCGCTCTGGCCCGAGGTGCGCGACCGCGTCGTGGCCATGATGCAGGAGATGCGGATGGGCGACATTCAGGACTTCCGCAATTTCGTCGGCGCCGTGATCGACCAGAAGGCGTTCCGTAAGATCAGTGAATACATCGCCGACGCGAAGCGCAACGCCACGATCGTGGCCGGCGGCAAGACCGATGAGTCGGTAGGGTATTTCGTCGCCCCGACGCTCGTCGAGACCACCGATCCGGGCTACCGACTGCTGTGCGAGGAGATCTTCGGCCCCGTGGTGACGGCGTATGTCTACGACGACGCCAAATGGGCCGAGACGCTCCACGCGATCGATGAGACGTCTCCCTATGCGCTCACCGGCGCGGTCTTCTCCACCGACCGTCACGGCGTGCGCGAGGCCATGGCCACGCTGCGCAACAGCGCCGGAAATTTTTACGTCAACGACAAGCCCACCGGCGCGGTGGTCGGGCAGCAACCGTTCGGCGGGGCGCGCGGCTCGGGCACCAACGACAAGGCCGGCTCCAAGCTGAACCTCGTGCGCTGGGTGAGCGCCCGCGCAATCAAGGAGTCGTTCGCGCCGCCGACGGATCATAAGTATCCGTTCATGACGGCGGAGTAGGACGGGGAACGGGGTACCGGCCATTCCATGCGCATCCTCAATCAGGAACAGGTCAAGTCGCTCCTTCCCATGCGCGAATGCATTCCGCTCATGGAAACCGCCCTCGCCTCGCTGTCGCGGGGCGAGGTGGTGCTGCCCCTGCGGCCGGTGCTCCGCATTCCCGGCACCCACAACGTGTTCGCCATGATGCCCGCGTATTCGTCGGCACTGCGGGCGTTCGGCGCCAAGATGATCACGGTCTTTCCCGGCAACCACGGCACCGATCTCGATTCGCACCAGGGCGCCGTGCTGCTCTTCGACGCGCGCGACGGCCGGCTCGTGGCCGTGCTCGACGCCTCCTCGATCACCGCCATTCGCACGGCGGCGGTGTCGGCCGTGGCGACGGCGCTCCTCGCCCGCGACAACGCCGCCACCCTGGCCCTCCTGGGCAGCGGCGTGCAGGCGCGCACGCACCTCGAGGCGACCGCCCTCGTGCGCCCGATCACGCGCGTGCGCGTGTGGAGCCGCACCACCGCCCATGCCGCCGCCTTCGCCACGTGGGCCGGGCGGGTCCATGGCACCAGCGTGGAGGTGTGCCAATCGGCCGCCGATGCGGTGCGCGGCGCCGACATCGTCTGCACAGTGACCTCCGCCCGCGAGCCGGTGCTCCGCGGCGAGTGGCTGGAACCCGGCATGCACGTGAACGCGGTGGGCGCCTCGCAGCCCGACGCCCGCGAACTCGACAGCGCCGCGGTGGCCCGGTCGCGCATCTTCGCCGATCGCCGCGAGTCGCTGCTCAAGGAATCGGCCGATTTTCTGGTGCCGATGCGCGAGGGACTCGTCTCGGAGCAGCACGTGGTGGCGGAACTCGGCGAGATCCTCATCGGCAAGGCGCGCGGCCGTGGGTCCGCCACCGAGATCACGCTCTTCGATTCGCTCGGCCTCGCCGTGGAGGACCTGGCGGCGGCGTGCCACGTGTACGAGCGGGCCGAGCGCGAAGGCGTGGGCGCCGAAATCGCCATGGGCGGCCTTCGCCCCACCGACTGAGGCGATGCGCGGTACGCCGCCCCCACCGGCCCCGCCCGCCGGTTACGCATGGCCACCCAGACCCTACCGACTCGGGGCCAGCTGCCCCCCGCCCCGCCCCCCTGGCCCCTGCCGCCCGCCTGAGCGGCCTGGGCCTGTTGCCCTTGTTTCCCCCTCAGCTTCCCCGCCGTTTTCGCCCTGTTGCGCCCGCTGGCCGCCCTGAGGAGGCTACCCAGGACACGCCCCGCAGCCCCTCATGCAGTACACTTCCCGGGGCCCGTCCGCTGAGCCCCCGGCCGGGAATGACACAACGCTAACGTTCGGCGCCCCCGATCATCGCCGGAGCATCGTTTGCCCGAGCCGCATCCGCCCCTGAAACCGATTCCGCTGGCAGATATCCAGGCCGCGCGCGCCCGGATTGCCGGTACTGCCGTCCGGACTCCGCTCGTCCGCCTGCACTCCGACGCGCCCTCGGAAATCCATCTCAAACTCGAGACGCTCCAACCGATCGGGTCGTTCAAGCTTCGCGGAGCGCTCAACGCCATGCGTCTGCTCCCCGCGAAGACGCTCGCCGGCGGAGTCTACACCGTCAGCGCCGGAAACATGGCGCAGGGGGTCGCCTGGGCGGCCCGTGAACTTGCCGTCCCCTGCCGCGTCGTGGCCCCCGACCACACTCCCCAGACCAAACTCGATGCCATCGCCCGGCTCGGGGCGACCGTCGTACGGGTTCCATTCGCCGACTGGTGGCGGGCCATTGTCGAGTTCGGGGTGCCGGGAGAGACAGGGGCGTTCATCCACCCCGGCGCGGACCCCACGGTGATCGCCGGAAATGCTACCGCGGGCCTGGAGATCGTGGAGGACCTGCCCGACGTGGACGCCATCCTCGTGCCGTACGGCAGCGGCGGGCTGGCCTGCGGTATCGCGTGCGCGGCGCACGCCCTCCGCCCCGGCGTCCGCGTGTATGCCTGCGAGGTCGAGACGGCCGCGCCGTTCTCAGCATCGCTCGCCGCCGGCCGGCCGGTGGCGGTGGAGTACACGCCCACGTTCGTGGATGGTATCGGCGGCAAGACGGTGCTCGAGCAGATCTGGCCGCTGGCGCGCGAGGTGCTGGCTGGGTCGATCGTCGTCTCGGTGCGCCAGGTGGCCGACGCCGTGCGCATGCTCGCCGAGCGCACACGGGTGATCGCCGAAGGGGCCGGCGCCGCGCCCGTAGCCGCGGCGCTGGCGCACGATCTCGGGGTCGAGCGAGTCGCGTGCGTCGTGTCGGGTGGGAACATTGATTCCAGAAAGCTCGCCCAGATTCTGAACGGCCAGGTTCCCTAGATTCGCTGTAGGGCGGCCTGACTGCCCTACCGTCCTGCTGTCCTACCGTCCTACTGTCCCACCGTCCTACTCTCCTACCATGCCGTCCATTCCGTACGTCACCGCCGACGTCTTCACCGACCGCCGCTTCGGTGGCAATCAGTTGGCGGTCTTCCCCGACGCCCGCGACATCCCGCCCGAGCAGATGCTCGACATCACCCGGGAATTCAACTTCTCGGAAACGACCTTCGTCCTCCCGCCGGAGGACCCGCGCCACACGCGGCGCGTGCGCATCTTCACGCCGGAACGCGAGATGCCCTTTGCCGGACACCCCACCGTGGGCACGGCGCACGTGCTCGCCCACCTCGGCGAGGTGAGGCTCATGGGCCCCACGACACGCATCGTGTTCGAGGAGGGCGTGGGCCCCGTCCCGGTGACGATCCGCGCCGAAGGCGGCCACCCGGCGTTCGCCCAACTCTCCGTGGCCAAGCTGCCCGAGACGGGCCCGACACCGCCCCCACCGGTGGCCCTGGCCGAGATCCTGTCGCTTGCGCCGGCGGACATATTACAAAACGTGTATGCGCCCGGCGCGGTCTCGTGCGGCCTTCCCTTCCTGTTCGTACCGCTCGTCGACCGCCACGCCGTGGCCCGCGCGCGCGTGCGCCTCGACGCCTGGGAACGCCTGCTCGGCGATTACTGGACCCGGGAGATCTTCGTCTTCGCCCTCGACCCCGAACGCGACGGCTCGGACATCCGCGCCCGCATGTTCGCCCCGGGCCTCAACGTGACCGAGGACCCCGCCACCGGCAGCGCCTGCGCCGCCCTCGGCGGATACCTCGGCATGCGCAGCGCGCAGGCCGACGGCACCCTGCGCTGGGTGGTGGAACAGGGGTTCGAGATGGGACGCCCCAGCATCCTCGAGGTCGAGACCGACAAGGCCGCCGGTCAGATCACCGGCGTCCGTGTGGGGGGCAGCAGCGTGGTGGTGTGCGAGGGGACGATGACGATCTAGTGGTGCCCCAGCGTCCACACGTATGCGGCGAGTGTCCTGATCTGCTCGTCGGTGTAGTCATGGCCGCCGCGCGGACGCATCGGGAACCGGTGCTGCGGGTGCTTGATCGAATCCTTCGGAATTCCGCCGGTCACGATCTTCACGATCGATGCGTAGGTGCCGTCGGTGTGCTCGTACTTGCCCGTCGTCAGGTCGGGGCCATTCCGCCCGTTGGTGCCGCCTTTGCCGTGACATCCGTTGCAGCTGCGCGGGGCGTTGAACAGCGAATCGCCGGCGCTGACCATCGCGGCCGTGACGCCGGCCGGCAGCCCGGCACCGCCGGCCTGCGCCATGGCCGTCGACGCCGCCGGCCCAGGAACGGGGGCCGGGACCTGCGCGGCGGGCGTGCTGTGTGACCCGCCACAGGCGAACAGCCCCCAGGCGGCGATGGGAACGAACACCAGGCGGACATGGAAACCCACGGTCATGGACGACATCCGTTGAGGTGGTTGCGGCAAATCTTGTATCCGGGACGCTCGCCGGCAACTCCGCTACGGGCTGCTCGGTTTGAGAGTGTCGTAGAGGGGATGCGCGGGGGTGAGCGACGCCTCCTGGTGCGCCACCGTCACCGCCAGAACGCGCACGTGCGGATCGTTGGGGAGCGTGAGGATCCGGGCACCGGCCGGCAGATCCATGGAATACGCGAACAAATACGAGTAAGCATACGCCTCGTTCTTGCCGTCCGCGGTGTGCTTGTGCGATGCGAACCACGCCACCGGCGCCCGCTTGATGAAGCCCGGGGTGAGGCTGTCCATGACCTCCAGCATCCGCTGGCGCGCGGCGCCGTTCCGGCGGCGCGCCTCCTGGGCCTCGTGCGCCTGGACCACGAGCAGCGTATCGCCGCCCGCAGCCCGCACCGAATCGAGTTGGATGTGGAACAGCGAGTCCTGGCGCACGCGGAATTGTTGGAAGCGCCGCTGCTGGGCCGCTGCTTCCTCGGCCGACGGCGGCGGTGCCGGTACCTCCTTGAATCCCCGATCGTACCACTGCCCGATGAAACCGTCCCATGCCTCGATGTCGAGCGGCGCCCTGGCCGCGCCCACCTGGAATGGGTCAGTGCGGTCGCCGCTGTCGGACGCCGCCAGCAGATACACGCGGTTGTAGTCACCCGCCGGCAGCGTGATCCGCTGGCCACGCGCCACGACGGCATCCGGCAGACCGCTCGCCGCCGGGGCGAGATGGAAGGTCACCCCACTATAATCGATCTCTGATGGCAGCATCTCGGCGGGCAAGGCTTCGCCGGCCGCGTTGAATCCGCCCACCGAATGGGTTGCGTCGTTGCTCGCCACCGCGGCGTCGTATTCGAGGGACACCGCCTGGGAGGTTGGCGCGGCCTCGGTGGTCGGCGCCGGGCCGAGTTTGACGGCGAAGGTACGGATCGTGTACGGCGTCAGCGACGTCACGAGCGCGCCGTTCTCGATCGTGGCTGGCCCCAACGGCTGCTCCTGCCCGTTCACTTCGCGCGCCGACACCACCGGCGCCGCGAAGGTGAGCCGCACGTCGGGCTGGGGCTGGCCGCTCATCTCGGTGATCCGCACCACATATTCGTCGCTCGCCTCGGCGTGCTTGAGCGCCATCACGCGCACCCGGCTGTCGTTCACGCGCAACAGCGAGAAGGTGCGCCCCAATGGCCCGGGGTGTTTCTGGGTCACGAACACCTTCATCGGATCGTTGAGCCGATAGCCCTGCCAGTCGGTCTGGGCGGCACGCCAATCACCGGCGTGGCCGGCCAGGCCGTAGATGAACTCGTGATGCCCGAAGTCCTGCGACGCCTGGTCCGAGTACGAATAGCCCTGCGGGCTCAGCCCCGGCGTGCGGAGCAGCGTGAGCCGGATGGTATGGTCGTTCGGCTTGTCCGACCCATTCTTGTCGTCAGTGAGCACGGTGACTCCGTACGCCCCGCCGCGATCCGTGAGGTCGATCCACTGGTGCGACGGCACCTCGAACTTGCGAGCATAGGCGTTGCCGCGCTCGATCGTGCCCACATCCCAGTTGTAGGTGGCCACGCTGTCCGACGCGGTGAACGGGAACGTGGCCTTCAGCATCGTGGCCGGCATATGCCAGTCGATCGCGTTGCGGAATTCCACGCGCTCGCCGGCATCGCCCGCCGACAGACTGATCGTCTGCACGAACCGCGAGCTGTCCACCGTGCGCGTCACGGTCAGCGACACGCACACCGGACCCCGCTCCGTGATCCGGATGTCGGCCGGGCCCTGCGCTCCCACGTACGTTCGCGGCGCGCGCTGCTCATCATCGAAGTCCATGTTCCACGCCGGCCACTGGGTGGGTGTGTCTTCCAATAGCGCCAGGCGAATGGGCGACGACAGCAGCTCCTTGTTCAGCGTCTTGTCGAAGATGCTCGACACGTCTCCAGCGTCGTCGAGCGTCACGCGATATTCGGCGTTCTCCAACGACCGCGCGCTCACCTTGAGCGGCGATTCCGCCGCCGGAGCCGGCGTCGAGCGTAGGTCATATACCGCATACCCGACCGACGGAGCATCGGCCACGAACAGGACGTGTGCCTCGCCGTTCTTCCACGAGTCGAGTTGGGCCGGTTCGGCCTGCCCGTCGGGCCCCACCACACTCACCCCGCGCGGATCGCGCGCGAACGGCACGGTGGCTCGCACCACTTCCTGCCGCGCGATGTTCAGCGGATTGTACACCACGACGGGCGTGCCCTGGGCGTCGGTGTTCATCGCCGCGGCCACCGCCTGGCTGCCGCTCGCGAGCACACTCGCGAACTGGTTCATCGCGATCACGTCGTCGTTCCAGGCGAACGTATAGGCGCGCGGCGTGGCCGTTCCCGCCGCGAGGTCGTGGAAGTGAGCACCCATCGCCAGCGTCCACGCGTCGTCGAGTCGCTGCATGGGATAGGCCCGTCCGCCCAGCCACTCGGCGGCCACCGACGCCTTCTCGGCTCCGTCGGCCAGCAACTCCTCCTCGCGAATCCATCGCTTCTGATAGGCCTGCGACGTGAGGGAGCCCGCCGAGTGGTTCTGGAGTTCCATCTCGCCGTCGTAGCTCGGCAGGCCTTGGGCCTCCGCGGGCGTGATATCCTGGAACATCTGATCGGCTCTGGACGAGATCACGTGCAGCGGCCCTTTCGTGGTGACGCTCCTCTCCACTTCGGCCACCGAACGCTCACTCGGTGCGCCGCCGGTATCGCCGGTGCCGTAATAGTGATAACCGGCGTACACACCATACTTCTCCCCATCGCGGTCCACGCGGTTGACCCACGTCGTGTCGGTGGTGAGATCGTCCGTCACGTTGCCGCTGTAGCTTCCGGGATTGAGCGCCGCGATCACGCTGCTGCCGTCGGGGCCGATCCACCGCCCGACATTGAACGGCACGCCCTTGCCTTCCATCCCCGCCGGCGTGCTCGGTTGATCGGGCACCGACGAGCCCCAGGTGAGCTTCTGCGTAGAGAAGCCTTTGATGCCGGCGTGCGCCAGGATCGTCGGCAGCGACCACGGAAAGCCGAAGCAGTCGGGGAGCATGAATTCCTGGCTCGCCACGCCGAATTCGCGGCGGAAGAATTCGTTCCCGTACAGGATCTGGCGCATGATGCCTTCGGCCGACGGCGCGTTCACATCGCCCTCCTCCATCGATGACCCCGCGGGGAACCACTGGCCCGACGCGACGTACGCCTTCAGCCGCTCGAAGTCCATGGGCCAGTATTCCTTCATCATCCGATAGCGGTTGGCTCCGCTGAAGTTGAACACGTAATGCGGATATTTGGCGAACAGCGCGAAGTTGTCATGCATCGTCTTGGGCAGGAATTCATCGATCACCTGTGGGTATTCCCACCGCCACTCCGTATCGAGGTGCGCGTAGCCCACCACGTACAGCGTGGGATCCTTGGCCAGGTCGGGACGGAGCCGGAGCACGTCGCGCGGAGCGGCGGCGCGTACGGAGCCCAGCGGCGGCGGCCCTCCCGTCGGGCCGGCCACGGGCTCCTGCGCCTTCGCCGAGCGGGTGAAGGTGGCCAGCGTGATGAGAAGCGCGGCGGCCGTGCCGGCGCGATGGATGGCGTGACGCATGATGATTCGACCTCGTGAAGTCCACTCGGGCACGGCTATCCGGCCCGATCGATTGCCCCGCGCGCAGCGGACCAATTTTTTCGAACCTACGGCCCGCGCTGCACGGTCACAACCGGCACCCGCGTTAAGGTCCCGTTGAGCCGTCCGGCGGCCGTGCGTTCGGAGGCGATGAGACACGCCAAGCCCGGCCGGCTCACCTTTGCCGGACCGGGCCATCGCAGAGACTCGCTAGTTGTTTCCGCCCGCGCCCGCGCCCCCGCCCCCACTCTTGAGCGGCGGCAGCGGCTTGATCCGCTTGCCCCATGTCGGGTAGGGTGGCTCCACCGAGTCGCGTTTCACCGGGTGCTCGGCCAACTGTTTGAGCGCCACTTCCACCGCGGTCTCCAACTGCTTGTCCTGTCCGGCGATCATGTCCTTGGGCCAATCCTCCACGTCCACGTCGGGCGACGTGCCTTCATTCTCCACGTGCCACTTGTGATCGGTGCCGAAGAACCCACCGCGCGGCGCGATCGCCGACCCGCCGTCGATGAACGGGGGCGTGTCGGCCGTGTGCACCAGCCCGCCCCATGTGCGCTTGCCCACCAGGGTGCCCACCTTGCGCGACTTGAACATCCATGGCATCAGGTCGCCGCCCGAGCCGGCCATTTCGTTGATGATCATCACCTTGGGGCCCCAGATCCCCGCTTCGGGGCTGGTGAACGGAACCCGCGTGCCGGCCACGTTATTGAAGTAGCCGTCGAAGCCGCGCTGCAGCACGTCGATGATATAGTCGGCCGCCGACCCGCCGCTGTTGTACCGCTCGTCGATCACGGCTCCCTGCTTGTTCTGCTGGGAGAAGTAGTAGCGGTTGAAGTACGTGTACCCCGGCTGCGCCGTGCTCGGCAAATACACGTACGCCAGCTTGCCGTGCGACAGCGAATCGACGATGCGTCGGTTGTTCTCCACCCAAGCCCGGCTGCGCAACGACTGTTCGTTTGCCACGGGCAGCACGGTCACGTCGTGCGCCCCATCAGCCGATGGTTGCGCGTTCACCGCGAGTACGGTCTGCCTGTCGGCCGTGCCATCGAGCAGCCGGTAGATGTTGTCGGTGCCGGCAAGATCCTGTCCGTTGATGGCCACG
Protein-coding regions in this window:
- the pruA gene encoding L-glutamate gamma-semialdehyde dehydrogenase, with product MSASDRTTPIAAFNGTRRVPPPVNEPVRAYAPGSAERASLKARLAAMAGDRIDIPLVIGGLPVRTGDTARVVMPHDHKRVLGDFHRATPDHVRQAIAAARTAHADWANWAWEDRAAVFLRAAELLTTTWRDTANAAAMLNQSKTAFQAEIDSACELIDFWRFNPHYAQELYDEQPLSNHTMWNQLDYRPLEGFVYAITPFNFSSIAGNLPTAPALMGNTVVWKPASTAMLSAHYILEILEAAGLPPGVINLVAGDAAMISEITLSHPDLAGVHFTGSTMVFNSMWKTIGANMANFRSYPRIVGETGGKDFILAHPSADPQALAVAIARGGFEYQGQKCSAASRVYVPRSLWPEVRDRVVAMMQEMRMGDIQDFRNFVGAVIDQKAFRKISEYIADAKRNATIVAGGKTDESVGYFVAPTLVETTDPGYRLLCEEIFGPVVTAYVYDDAKWAETLHAIDETSPYALTGAVFSTDRHGVREAMATLRNSAGNFYVNDKPTGAVVGQQPFGGARGSGTNDKAGSKLNLVRWVSARAIKESFAPPTDHKYPFMTAE
- a CDS encoding ornithine cyclodeaminase family protein, with protein sequence MRILNQEQVKSLLPMRECIPLMETALASLSRGEVVLPLRPVLRIPGTHNVFAMMPAYSSALRAFGAKMITVFPGNHGTDLDSHQGAVLLFDARDGRLVAVLDASSITAIRTAAVSAVATALLARDNAATLALLGSGVQARTHLEATALVRPITRVRVWSRTTAHAAAFATWAGRVHGTSVEVCQSAADAVRGADIVCTVTSAREPVLRGEWLEPGMHVNAVGASQPDARELDSAAVARSRIFADRRESLLKESADFLVPMREGLVSEQHVVAELGEILIGKARGRGSATEITLFDSLGLAVEDLAAACHVYERAEREGVGAEIAMGGLRPTD
- a CDS encoding pyridoxal-phosphate dependent enzyme, whose protein sequence is MPEPHPPLKPIPLADIQAARARIAGTAVRTPLVRLHSDAPSEIHLKLETLQPIGSFKLRGALNAMRLLPAKTLAGGVYTVSAGNMAQGVAWAARELAVPCRVVAPDHTPQTKLDAIARLGATVVRVPFADWWRAIVEFGVPGETGAFIHPGADPTVIAGNATAGLEIVEDLPDVDAILVPYGSGGLACGIACAAHALRPGVRVYACEVETAAPFSASLAAGRPVAVEYTPTFVDGIGGKTVLEQIWPLAREVLAGSIVVSVRQVADAVRMLAERTRVIAEGAGAAPVAAALAHDLGVERVACVVSGGNIDSRKLAQILNGQVP
- a CDS encoding PhzF family phenazine biosynthesis protein encodes the protein MPSIPYVTADVFTDRRFGGNQLAVFPDARDIPPEQMLDITREFNFSETTFVLPPEDPRHTRRVRIFTPEREMPFAGHPTVGTAHVLAHLGEVRLMGPTTRIVFEEGVGPVPVTIRAEGGHPAFAQLSVAKLPETGPTPPPPVALAEILSLAPADILQNVYAPGAVSCGLPFLFVPLVDRHAVARARVRLDAWERLLGDYWTREIFVFALDPERDGSDIRARMFAPGLNVTEDPATGSACAALGGYLGMRSAQADGTLRWVVEQGFEMGRPSILEVETDKAAGQITGVRVGGSSVVVCEGTMTI
- a CDS encoding c-type cytochrome; translation: MTVGFHVRLVFVPIAAWGLFACGGSHSTPAAQVPAPVPGPAASTAMAQAGGAGLPAGVTAAMVSAGDSLFNAPRSCNGCHGKGGTNGRNGPDLTTGKYEHTDGTYASIVKIVTGGIPKDSIKHPQHRFPMRPRGGHDYTDEQIRTLAAYVWTLGHH
- a CDS encoding glycoside hydrolase family 38 C-terminal domain-containing protein, which produces MRHAIHRAGTAAALLITLATFTRSAKAQEPVAGPTGGPPPLGSVRAAAPRDVLRLRPDLAKDPTLYVVGYAHLDTEWRWEYPQVIDEFLPKTMHDNFALFAKYPHYVFNFSGANRYRMMKEYWPMDFERLKAYVASGQWFPAGSSMEEGDVNAPSAEGIMRQILYGNEFFRREFGVASQEFMLPDCFGFPWSLPTILAHAGIKGFSTQKLTWGSSVPDQPSTPAGMEGKGVPFNVGRWIGPDGSSVIAALNPGSYSGNVTDDLTTDTTWVNRVDRDGEKYGVYAGYHYYGTGDTGGAPSERSVAEVERSVTTKGPLHVISSRADQMFQDITPAEAQGLPSYDGEMELQNHSAGSLTSQAYQKRWIREEELLADGAEKASVAAEWLGGRAYPMQRLDDAWTLAMGAHFHDLAAGTATPRAYTFAWNDDVIAMNQFASVLASGSQAVAAAMNTDAQGTPVVVYNPLNIARQEVVRATVPFARDPRGVSVVGPDGQAEPAQLDSWKNGEAHVLFVADAPSVGYAVYDLRSTPAPAAESPLKVSARSLENAEYRVTLDDAGDVSSIFDKTLNKELLSSPIRLALLEDTPTQWPAWNMDFDDEQRAPRTYVGAQGPADIRITERGPVCVSLTVTRTVDSSRFVQTISLSAGDAGERVEFRNAIDWHMPATMLKATFPFTASDSVATYNWDVGTIERGNAYARKFEVPSHQWIDLTDRGGAYGVTVLTDDKNGSDKPNDHTIRLTLLRTPGLSPQGYSYSDQASQDFGHHEFIYGLAGHAGDWRAAQTDWQGYRLNDPMKVFVTQKHPGPLGRTFSLLRVNDSRVRVMALKHAEASDEYVVRITEMSGQPQPDVRLTFAAPVVSAREVNGQEQPLGPATIENGALVTSLTPYTIRTFAVKLGPAPTTEAAPTSQAVSLEYDAAVASNDATHSVGGFNAAGEALPAEMLPSEIDYSGVTFHLAPAASGLPDAVVARGQRITLPAGDYNRVYLLAASDSGDRTDPFQVGAARAPLDIEAWDGFIGQWYDRGFKEVPAPPPSAEEAAAQQRRFQQFRVRQDSLFHIQLDSVRAAGGDTLLVVQAHEAQEARRRNGAARQRMLEVMDSLTPGFIKRAPVAWFASHKHTADGKNEAYAYSYLFAYSMDLPAGARILTLPNDPHVRVLAVTVAHQEASLTPAHPLYDTLKPSSP